One segment of Canis aureus isolate CA01 chromosome 27, VMU_Caureus_v.1.0, whole genome shotgun sequence DNA contains the following:
- the DERL3 gene encoding derlin-3 isoform X2 has translation MAWQGLAAEFLQVPAVTRAYTAACVLTTAAVLELLSPFQLYFNPHLVFRKFQVWRLVTNFLFFGPLGFSFFFNMLFVFRYCRMLEEGSFRGRTADFVFMFLFGGVLMTLLGLLGSLFFLGQALTVMLVYVWSRRNPRVRVNFFGLLTFHAPFLPWALMGFSLLLGNSILVDLLGIAVGHIYYFLEDVFPNQPGGKRLLLTPRFLKLLLDAPQEDPNYLPLPEEQPGPLQQ, from the exons ATGGCGTGGCAGGGGCTGGCGGCCGAGTTCCTGCAGGTGCCCGCGGTGACGCGGGCCTACACGGCGGCCTGCGTCCTAACCACGGCTGCTGTG CTGGAGCTCCTCAGCCCCTTCCAGCTCTATTTCAACCCGCACCTCGTCTTCCggaagttccag GTCTGGAGGCTCGTCACCAACTTCCTCTTCTTCGGGCCCCTGGGATTCAGCTTCTTCTTCAACATGCTTTTCGT GTTCCGCTACTGCCGCATGCTGGAGGAGGGCTCCTTCCGCGGCCGCACGGCCGACTTCGTCTTCATGTTTCTCTTCGGGGGCGTCCTCATGACC ctgctggggctcctgggcagcCTGTTCTTCCTGGGCCAGGCCCTCACAGTCATGCTGGTGTACGTGTGGAGCCGCCGCAACCCCCGAGTGAGGGTCAACTTCTTTGGCCTCCTCACCTTCCATGCACCATTCCTGCCCTGGGCGCTCATGGGTTTCTCACTGCTGCTGGGCAACTCGATTCTCGTGGACCTGCTGG GGATTGCGGTGGGCCACATTTACTACTTCCTAGAGGATGTCTTCCCCAACCAGCCTGGAGGCAAGAGGCTGCTGCTGACCCCCCGCTTCCT GAAGCTGCTACTGGATGCCCCACAGGAGGACCCCAATTACCTGCCCCTCCCGGAGGAGCAGCCAGGACCCCTACAGCAATGA
- the DERL3 gene encoding derlin-3 isoform X1: MAWQGLAAEFLQVPAVTRAYTAACVLTTAAVQLELLSPFQLYFNPHLVFRKFQVWRLVTNFLFFGPLGFSFFFNMLFVFRYCRMLEEGSFRGRTADFVFMFLFGGVLMTLLGLLGSLFFLGQALTVMLVYVWSRRNPRVRVNFFGLLTFHAPFLPWALMGFSLLLGNSILVDLLGIAVGHIYYFLEDVFPNQPGGKRLLLTPRFLKLLLDAPQEDPNYLPLPEEQPGPLQQ; encoded by the exons ATGGCGTGGCAGGGGCTGGCGGCCGAGTTCCTGCAGGTGCCCGCGGTGACGCGGGCCTACACGGCGGCCTGCGTCCTAACCACGGCTGCTGTG CAGCTGGAGCTCCTCAGCCCCTTCCAGCTCTATTTCAACCCGCACCTCGTCTTCCggaagttccag GTCTGGAGGCTCGTCACCAACTTCCTCTTCTTCGGGCCCCTGGGATTCAGCTTCTTCTTCAACATGCTTTTCGT GTTCCGCTACTGCCGCATGCTGGAGGAGGGCTCCTTCCGCGGCCGCACGGCCGACTTCGTCTTCATGTTTCTCTTCGGGGGCGTCCTCATGACC ctgctggggctcctgggcagcCTGTTCTTCCTGGGCCAGGCCCTCACAGTCATGCTGGTGTACGTGTGGAGCCGCCGCAACCCCCGAGTGAGGGTCAACTTCTTTGGCCTCCTCACCTTCCATGCACCATTCCTGCCCTGGGCGCTCATGGGTTTCTCACTGCTGCTGGGCAACTCGATTCTCGTGGACCTGCTGG GGATTGCGGTGGGCCACATTTACTACTTCCTAGAGGATGTCTTCCCCAACCAGCCTGGAGGCAAGAGGCTGCTGCTGACCCCCCGCTTCCT GAAGCTGCTACTGGATGCCCCACAGGAGGACCCCAATTACCTGCCCCTCCCGGAGGAGCAGCCAGGACCCCTACAGCAATGA